One Brachyspira pilosicoli P43/6/78 genomic window carries:
- a CDS encoding Hsp20/alpha crystallin family protein, translating to MSRIFLPALHSILDDFDNFSNFYNEENSVSKYSDYKIEENDNSYTIEMDMPGVRKEDLDIGIKENMLSIYAERKRMSKTDEKEEVVSKYEQSFNISVKGIDIENISANFENGVLTLTLPKKEEVKYEKKIEIA from the coding sequence ATGTCAAGAATATTTTTACCTGCTTTACATTCTATATTAGATGATTTTGATAATTTTTCTAATTTTTATAATGAAGAAAATAGCGTTTCTAAATATAGCGATTACAAGATAGAGGAGAATGATAATAGCTATACTATAGAAATGGATATGCCTGGTGTAAGAAAAGAGGATTTGGATATTGGTATAAAAGAGAATATGCTTTCAATATATGCTGAGAGAAAGAGAATGTCAAAAACTGATGAGAAAGAAGAAGTTGTTTCAAAATATGAACAAAGCTTTAATATTAGCGTGAAAGGAATAGATATTGAAAACATTTCTGCTAATTTTGAGAATGGTGTTTTAACTCTTACTCTTCCAAAAAAAGAAGAAGTTAAGTATGAGAAAAAAATAGAAATAGCTTAA